One part of the Pirellulaceae bacterium genome encodes these proteins:
- a CDS encoding glycosyltransferase family 2 protein, whose amino-acid sequence MKQICALTTVRNDRIFLKKWIEHYGAALGRENLFVILDGHDQQPPDNIQGVNLLRLPHQPLERVPAMRRRARVMSKIARGLYHYFDIAIATDVDEFIVVDPQLGLDLRSYLSSRQLPASISALGLDVGQHIELEQPLNLELPFLAQRQFAHVSSRYTKPCITTRPLTWGSGMHRIKGRNFHIDPNLYLFHFGMVDYQLSTGKTLDADRLATGWQGHLTRRERLFGIISQSQPQDGDDYFTTARRYQTWHRPFYAWNKPGMIPGDPVIRIPQRFKAAV is encoded by the coding sequence ATGAAACAGATATGCGCGTTGACCACGGTTCGCAATGACCGCATTTTCTTAAAGAAGTGGATCGAGCACTATGGAGCGGCATTGGGACGCGAAAACCTATTCGTGATCCTGGATGGTCACGACCAGCAACCGCCCGACAACATCCAGGGAGTCAACCTGCTGAGGCTGCCGCATCAGCCGCTCGAACGCGTGCCCGCCATGCGTCGTCGCGCACGCGTCATGTCCAAAATTGCGCGAGGCCTGTATCACTACTTCGATATTGCCATCGCCACTGACGTAGATGAATTCATCGTCGTTGACCCACAGCTTGGGCTCGATCTACGCAGCTATCTCAGCTCTCGCCAGTTACCCGCCTCGATTTCGGCCTTGGGGTTGGATGTCGGCCAGCACATCGAACTCGAACAGCCGCTGAATCTTGAATTGCCGTTTCTAGCGCAGCGGCAGTTCGCCCACGTATCATCGCGTTACACCAAGCCGTGCATCACCACGCGGCCGCTGACGTGGGGTTCTGGCATGCACCGCATCAAAGGCAGGAACTTTCACATCGATCCCAATCTATATTTGTTTCACTTTGGGATGGTCGATTATCAGTTATCGACTGGCAAGACGCTGGATGCTGATCGGTTAGCTACGGGATGGCAAGGGCATCTCACCCGGCGTGAAAGGCTATTTGGCATCATCAGTCAGTCGCAGCCTCAAGACGGTGATGACTACTTCACAACCGCCCGACGTTATCAAACTTGGCATCGTCCCTTCTATGCCTGGAACAAGCCCGGCATGATCCCCGGCGACCCGGTAATCCGCATTCCCCAACGCTTTAAGGCTGCGGTGTGA